One part of the Proteobacteria bacterium CG1_02_64_396 genome encodes these proteins:
- a CDS encoding histidine kinase, whose translation MKLVADIMSRDVATIAPLAPAREALTTMRRHGVNSLVVDKGSPAGAYGIVTYTSLLKAIVAQEGDIDLLHVYDICAKPALSVHPGLDIRHAAQLMANFNVKRLLVLEGGDLVGIVSMSDIIEALVEELEE comes from the coding sequence ATGAAATTGGTCGCCGACATCATGAGCCGCGACGTCGCCACCATCGCCCCCCTGGCCCCTGCCCGTGAGGCGCTGACCACCATGCGTCGGCACGGGGTGAATTCCCTGGTGGTCGACAAGGGGAGCCCCGCCGGTGCCTACGGCATCGTCACCTACACCAGCCTGCTCAAGGCGATCGTCGCCCAGGAGGGGGACATCGACCTGCTGCATGTCTACGACATCTGCGCCAAACCGGCCCTGAGCGTCCACCCCGGTCTCGACATCCGCCACGCCGCCCAATTGATGGCCAATTTCAACGTCAAGCGGCTGTTGGTTTTGGAGGGGGGCGATTTGGTGGGGATTGTCTCGATG
- a CDS encoding transcriptional regulator, which yields MRFSVLICIAPQERETAVIETCRQAGAGGVTILEGKGMGLQEKKTFLGLTFEAMESFLVFVLERSLATHVLKAIKKGHQDHTIAFIIPIEHLTGIDLNQVDRFVDQVKEEI from the coding sequence ATGAGATTCTCTGTGCTGATCTGCATCGCCCCGCAGGAGCGTGAAACTGCGGTGATCGAAACCTGCCGCCAGGCGGGGGCCGGAGGGGTCACCATTCTTGAGGGCAAGGGGATGGGTTTGCAGGAAAAAAAGACCTTCCTCGGCCTCACCTTCGAGGCGATGGAGTCGTTCCTGGTCTTCGTTCTGGAGCGCTCCCTGGCCACCCATGTTTTGAAGGCGATCAAGAAGGGGCATCAGGACCACACCATCGCCTTCATCATCCCCATCGAACATCTGACCGGCATCGATTTGAACCAAGTCGACCGCTTCGTCGATCAGGTTAAAGAGGAGATCTGA